The Arachidicoccus terrestris genome includes the window GACCAGTCTGGTGCAACGCAGTATTTTACCATATTTAATAAATACTCCCTTGAATTACGCTACCCGCTGTCACTCAGCCAGGCCAGCACTATTTTCGGGTTGGTATTCGCAGAGGCAGCCAATGGATGGTATTCTTTCAAAGACTATAATCCTTTCCAATTGCGCCGTGATGTAGGGGTCGGTGCCCGTTTTTATCTTCCTATGTTTGGCTTGCTTGGTTTTGACTATGGCATCGGTATTGACCGGCTTAGATCCGGACAGGGCCTGGGTAAAGCCGGCAGGTTTACCTTTATGTTAGGCTACGAACCAGACTAGAGCAGTGGCAATATTCAGCAAGTGCATAACGTTTAGGGTTTATATAATTTTATCTTCAGCTGAATCACCAATGGTGTAACTATGGGAAAATGGCGCTTTATATCCATACTGTTCATAATATTAAGTGTAGGGAGTATTGCCGTTGTCCGTGCCCAGCGCTATGCGGTCGTGGATATGGACTATATACTTGGTAAAATGCCGGAATATGCCAGGGTAGATACTACGCTGGAACTGATGACAGTTAAATGGCAACAAGAGATAGACAGCGTCAGCCATTATGCAGATTCACTCAGAAAAGATTATAACGCGGAACAATACATGCTGGCAGATGAGTTAAAAGCTAAAAGAATGTTGCAAATCCAGAACGCTGAAACTGAGGTACGCAATTTGCGAACAAGCTACTTTGGCTATCAGGGTGAGCTTTTTAAGAGAAGAGCACAACTTGTACAACCTATTCAAAATAAGATATATAGCGTCATTCAACAGCTTTCTGTCAAGTATGGCTGGGATTTTGTTTTAGACAAAAGCGCCGGGACGTCCCTCATCTTTTCAGATCCCAAACTCAATAAAAGCGATATGATTTTGGAGACGATGGGTATTAAGGCAAAATAAAGTTGGCAAAATAATTTAAGTTACTATATTTACAATTATAATTTTCGGGCACGGTATGTCCTGAACAAATAAAAACAAAAACTAAAAGAAAGAATGAAAAAGGTTATTTTCTCCTTATTGACGGTAATAGCACTCGGCTTTGTTACCAACAACACGCAGGCCCAGACCACTCCTGCTTTAAAAGTCGGTGTATTTAACCCAGATGTAATTGTCGCCAGATTACCTGAATATAAGGATGTTCAGAAGAAAATTGAGGCTTTTGATAAAGATTCACTGGGGCCAAGAAGAGATGCGATCGAATATCAGTACAATCGTGCAGACAGCAGTTATAAAGCAGATTCTGCTGCCGGTAAGTCTAAACAGGTTCTGGATATGATCAACAACCAGCGTCAGCAGTATGCCTGGCAGCTGATCAACTGGCAGCAAATCGTTCAGAATGCAGAACGTCAGAAATTTGCTGAACTGGCTAAGCCCCTGTATGATAAAGTCAACAAAGTATATATGGATGAGGTGAAAGCCCAGAAGATTACTTTAGTACTTAATCCAGACGCGGTCATGTATTTAGATGATAAAGTTGTGATCAATCTGTTTCTGCCGGTCGCCAAAAAGCTGAATATTGATCTGAATGCCAATCCGAATGCAGCTGACTCTACCGGAGCCGGTCAATAACTGGAAAGCGGATCTGAATACGGCACATACTGGGGGCAATTGAATGGATCTGGCATCTTAAAATTGCAGCCGGTTAAAACATAATGAAAGCGGTTCTATCTAACCATAGAGCCGCTTTTTTAATGCAGACAGGGTATATAAAGATGAGTATCATATTTGACTAAACGGGAATTTATTTTTTATGAATGGTAAAGCCATCGTGCTGACAGGCGGCCCGGGAATGGGGAAAACAACGATTATCAATTATCTGAGCGGTTTAGGGCATGATGTTATGCCGGAAGCCGGCAGGCAAATCATTCAGCATCAGGTTAAAACCAAGGGGAACCGGCTTCCTTGGGCTGATCAGCAGGGATACGCTATGGAGATGTTTCAAAAGGCGGTCAGCGACTACGATTGGATATTAAATACAGACAGGACCACCTTTTTTGACCGGGGAATTCCGGATGTGATTGGTTACTTAATGTTATGCCGACTGCCTGTTTCCAGTGAGATATGGCAGGCTGCCAGGAGTCGCAGGTATCATAAAAAAGTATTTATCACCCCTCCCTGGAAAGAAATTTATTTATGTGATACGGAGCGGAAGCAGACTTACGAACAGGCTGTTGCGACCTATGATATGATGCGATCTGTTTATGAAAAACTGGGATATATACTTGTAACAGTGCCAACAGCCACCGTTGAAAATCGCGCTGCTTTTATAGCTAACGCCCTGCGTAAAGTATGACTAGGCTCAGCCGTGCCCATCATAAACGCATACAAATAAAAAACGCCTTCTACAGTGTAAACACTATAAAAGGCGTTCATTTTTATGGTCTCAGACCGGGAGTAGCCTCCCCGCCGGATTAGTAGTTGTTTCTGTAACCACCACCGCCGTTGTTGCCGCGGTAACCACCGCCGCCGCCGCCGAAGCTTCTTTTCTTGTAGCCACCGTCTGCACTTTCCTGCTTCTGGTTAACAACAATTTTACGGCCGTCAACTTCGGTTTCATGTAAACCGGAGATAGCAGCATTAGCAGCTTCATCGTCTGCCATTTCAACGAAACCGAAACCTTTAGAACGGTTGTTGTTAAATCTGTCTGTGACAACTTTTGCAGAGATCACTTCACCATAAGGAGTGAATAATTCATGCAAATCATCGCTGGTAAGGTTCCAGCTTAAGTTTCCTACGTAAATGTTCATTTTAATTTTTTGAACTAGTTAAAAATGTTTGAACAGTAACCAAAGCCCAAAAACAATTACGTAAAAAAACGTCCGTTAAAAGGATTGAAATAACTGTCGATTACTATACAAAGATATACGTATTTCTGAATCCAGCAACTTTTTTGCTACTTTTTCTGGTAAGCGGGCAAAAAGCAGTGCCAACCGCTTATGCCCAGCGGGTTATGGCGATTGGCACTATTCATAAAAGGATGTATTGTGAAGGGAAGCCCCCTTTACATATCCCAGTTTTTACAATAATTGACGCCCCAGAGCTGATAGCGCTGTAACTCAGTCTGTAAGCGGCTTTTAAAGTCCTGATAGTCTTTTTTGGCAGGATCAGACCAACCGACTTCACTTAACGCACTAATACGTGGGAAGATCATATATTCTGCCTTGGCCGGTGAAGAGATGTACTCTGTCCAGAGATTGGCCTGCACGCCCAGGATAAAGGAATGTTGCTCAGCAGGTAACTGCTTTGGATAGGGGTGGAAGCTATAAACTTTACTGATGGGCAGAAATCCACCGATGGTCAGTGAATCAGAAGGTTTATTCTGCGCATAGTCAAAATACATGTAGGTGTTCGGACTCATGATCACGTGATGATCTTGTTTAGCAGCCTCAATACCACCTTTTTCGCCACGCCAGCTCATCACAGTTGCCTGAGGAGCGAGTCCGCCTTCCAGGATCTCATCCCAGCCAATGATCTGGTGACCTTTGCTGACGACATACTTTTCAATGGTTTTGATAAAGTAACTCTGCAGCTCTTCTTCATTTTTGAGACCTGCATTTTTCATTAGCTGCTGGCAGTAAGCGGATTTTTTCCAGTAATCCTTAGGGCACTCATCACCGCCGATATGGATATATTTAGAAGGGAACAGGGCCATCACCTCATCCAGCACGTTTTCCAGAAATTTGAAGGTATTATTGGAAGGGACAAATACATCCGGGAAGACGCCCCATGTTTGCTGCACCTGCTTACCGGTTCGGGGACCGGACCATGGTGTATTAGCGGCGATCTCTGTTGGCTGATTCGGGAAGGTGCTTAATTCAGGGTAGGCCGCGATGGCTGCAGAAGCGTGGCCGGGCATTTCAATCTCCGGAATGATGGTTATATAACGGTCAGCGGCGTATTTTACGATGTCTTTGATCTGTTCTTGTGTATAGAATCCTCCGGCTTTCTCGTCCGTGTTGCCGGTGCCCGGGTGGTGTCCGATAATGGTCCCGTTACGCCATGCGCCGACCTGTGTCAGTTTAGGGTATTTTTTGATTTCAATACGCCAGCCCTGGTCTTCTGTGAGATGCCAGTGAAATCTATTCAATTTGTGCAAGGCCAGATAATCAATGAATTTTTTGACAAAAGCGACCGGCATAAAATGACGACCACAGTCAAGCATCATGCCTCTGTAACCTAATTGCGGAGCATCCTGAACATCTACGCCCGGAATTAACAGCGTGGTAGCGGGTGTGGTTGGCAGCAGTTGAATCAATGTCTGCATTCCATAAAAGAACCCTTCTTCGTTGGAGGCGGTTATGATAACGGAATCCTTACTGACATGCAGATTATAGGCTCCAATGGTATCACCGGCGGCCGGCGCTTCCATCTGAAAGTAGATCACATTTCCTTTTTTACCAGTCGCAGAATCCGCCTGCGCCGGCTGGAACTGATAGTACGAAGACAGGTAATGATTAAAGAAATCAATTGAGTTGGCGGCCTTCGCAGGCATGGAGCCTTGAATCTTGGTACTGGCTGACAATACAAAATTTTGATTGTTAGGCGTTACGGATTCCGGCTCCGGAATAATGTGGATGTCTTGAGACATTCCATGTCCCAGCATAAACAGGCTGGCGACAGATAGGATTAAATGCTTCATAGTGATAATTTGGGTGTGAACGCCCAAATATAAGCGTTATGGTGGTAATAAGTAAGACTTAAGACCGGTTTTTTACGCAAATTTTAATTTTTACCTTTGGTGTTTTGAATCCTGAAAACCTAGCTTTATCCATGGAAGAAAGTACACAAATACAAGACAATCTGGCATTTGTACATACGGAAATCAGGTCCGCCTGCCTGCTGGCCGGCCGGCCTGAAGACAGCGTCCGTTTACTACTGGCTACTAAAACCGTTGAGCCGGAAAGGATCCGAATGGCTATTGCGGCCGGAGAAACGTTGATCGGAGAAAATAAAGTACAGGAATACCAGCAAAAGGCGGACGCCCTAGCAGACCTAAACTGTGAAAGGCATTTTATCGGCCATCTGCAAACCAATAAAGTCAAGGATATATTGAAGTACGTCACTTGTATTCAATCCGTTGACAGGATTACGCTGGCAGAAAAGCTACAGTCACAATTAGAGAACCTGGACCGGGAACTGGACATCTATATACAGATCAACACTTCGGGTGAGCAGAGCAAATCAGGTGCGGCACCTGAAGAGGCGCTGCGGTTGATGGAGCACCTTACTGCGCTGCCCCGATTAAAGGTGAAAGGACTCATGACCATTGGACTATTTAGCGATAATGAAGTGTTGGTCAGAAAGAGCTATGCGCTGCTCAGAACGTTCAGGGATAAAGGACTTGAGCAAGGGTTGTTACCCGGAGGCCCGCTGGAACTCTCGATGGGCATGAGCGGCGATCTGAACTGGGCCATTCAGGAAGGATCTACCATGGTACGCGTCGGATCCGCCGTTTTCGGTAAAAGAAACTATCATTGATATGACTGCAGGAACAGGCTGCTTAAGCTCCGATTGGTAATAGATTTTGTCAGTATTAATGCCAGTAACCTTTCCGTGTTTACTGTATCGGATGACGTATTGGCTGCAGGCTTAATATGCGCCTGAATATAGATTAATCCTGTATCTGCTTGGCGTTTTAATTAAAATCTACGTATCTTACTTGCCTTATTTTTATGGAAAAACGCTGGAAAATATTACCCACAGACCTGATGCATGAACGCGCGCTGCATGCAGTACTGAAGATCAATCCGGTACTTTGCAGGCTGTTGGTGCAAAGGGGATATCCTACCTTTGAAAAAGCGAAAGCCTTTTTTAGGCCGGTGCTGTCGGATCTGCACGACCCGATGCGCATGAAGGATATGGATAAGGCGGTCCAGCGGATCTTACAGGCACTGGAAAATGGTGAAAAAATACTTGTCTATGGAGATTATGACGTAGATGGAACGACGTCAGTTGCCAGCATGTTCAATTTTTTATCCGAAATCCACTCCGAGGTAATGTTTTATATTCCTCATAGGTACAAAGAGGGGTATGGCGTATCCAAAACTGGTATTGACTATGCTGCAGGTGAAGACGTACGACTGATTATATCGCTGGACTGTGGCATTAAAGCGGCAGAGCTGATCGGTTATGCAGCCAGCCTTGGTATCGACTTTATTGTTTGTGATCACCACTTGCCTGATGCGGTATTGCCTCCGGCGGTAGCCATCCTCAATCCTAAACAGCCTGATTGCCTTTATCCCTATAAAGAGCTTTGCGGCTGCGGTGTTGGATATAAACTGATGCAGGCATTAGCCGCTGCCAGAGGGCTGCCTGCGGAAAGTTACGAGCGGTATTTAGATCTGGTGGTAACGGCTATCGCTGCGGATATCGTACCGGTTACGGGTGAAAACAGAATACTGGCCTTCTATGGACTAAAAAGAGTGAATGAACAACCCTCTGTTGGCATTAAGGCACTCCTTGATCTCTCTGATAAAAAGGTCGAAGAGATCAATATGCAGAACCTGATTTTTATGGTTGCGCCGCGTATCAATGCGGCCGGCAGGATGGACGATGCCCGAAAGGCGGTGGAACTGTTTACCCAAAAGGACCCGGAGAAAGCAGCAGCGATCGCACGTCAATTGCACGCAGATAATTCAGATCGAAAGGAGGCCGACAGTCAGATTACACAACAGGCACTTGAAATGCTTTCTGCCGATGCTAAAGCCGTATTGCGTAAAACGACAGTTTTATATCAGGAGCACTGGCATAAAGGCGTGTTGGGTATCGTTGCGTCCCGACTGATAGAAACCTATTTTCGGCCTACGATCGTCTTGACGCTCTCCGAGGGGGTTGTCTGCGGAAGTGCCCGCAGCGTTCCAGGTTTTAATCTTTATGAGGCTATCCACGGCTGCAGGGATTATCTTTTAGGGTATGGCGGCCACTTCGCCGCTGCCGGACTAACCATGCTTCCTGAACATGTTGCTGGATTTAGCGAAGCATTTGAACAAGTTGTAGCTGATAACCTAACGGACGAACACCTTGTTCCCGAAGTGTCTATCGATGCGGAAATTAATTTTTCAGATATAAAATTCAGTTTTTACAATATTATTCAGCAGATGCGGCCCTTTGGCCCCGAAAACCGGACACCTGTTTTTGTCGCAAGAAACGTAGAAAATACAGGTCTTTCCAAGATCGTCAAGGAGAAACATATCCGTTTTGTCGTACGTCAGGGACGCCACCATTTTACCGGAATCGGGTTTGGACTGGCAGATAAATTTGATATTTTACAGCGTAGCCCCCAGATCGATCTGGTGTTTAAAATAGATGAAAATCACTGGAATAACAGCAGGACCCTGCAGTTGACAGTGGTTGATTTTGCAGCTTCTCAAGGCGCGGGCTGAAAGTTATGATCAGCAGGGGGTGTCGCAAAAAAAGCTGAAAAATTAAATGCTGATTTTAAAATATCAGACTTACATTTGCTTTTTAATCAATTTAAACAAATAATGGTAGATGTTATTCTCGGCCTGCAATGGGGCGACGAAGGAAAAGGAAAAATAGTTGATTACTTTGCACCTAATTACGATATTGTTGCCAGGTTCCAGGGCGGGCCTAACGCCGGTCATACATTGTATGTCGAAGGTAAGAAGGTCGTACTGCATCAGATCCCATCCGGTATTTTTCATCAGGGCGCTCAAAATATCATCGGCGGCGGCGTAGTGCTGGATCCGGTCATCTTACAAAAAGAATGTGCTACTGTTGAGAGCTTCGGCATTGATGTAAAGAAAAACCTGTTTTTATCCCATCGTACCAATTTGATCTTGCCAACCCACAGGGCCCTGGATAAGGCCTCTGAGCTGCAGAAAGGAGAAGGCAAAATCGGGTCCACCCTGAAGGGCATCGGACCTGCTTATATGGACAAGACCGGTCGCAATGCCCTGCGTGTAGGTGACCTGCTAAATAAAAATTTTACGTCACAGTACATTAAGTTACGTCTTAAACATCAGCGCTTGCTG containing:
- a CDS encoding OmpH family outer membrane protein, which encodes MGKWRFISILFIILSVGSIAVVRAQRYAVVDMDYILGKMPEYARVDTTLELMTVKWQQEIDSVSHYADSLRKDYNAEQYMLADELKAKRMLQIQNAETEVRNLRTSYFGYQGELFKRRAQLVQPIQNKIYSVIQQLSVKYGWDFVLDKSAGTSLIFSDPKLNKSDMILETMGIKAK
- a CDS encoding OmpH family outer membrane protein; translated protein: MKKVIFSLLTVIALGFVTNNTQAQTTPALKVGVFNPDVIVARLPEYKDVQKKIEAFDKDSLGPRRDAIEYQYNRADSSYKADSAAGKSKQVLDMINNQRQQYAWQLINWQQIVQNAERQKFAELAKPLYDKVNKVYMDEVKAQKITLVLNPDAVMYLDDKVVINLFLPVAKKLNIDLNANPNAADSTGAGQ
- a CDS encoding AAA family ATPase, whose product is MNGKAIVLTGGPGMGKTTIINYLSGLGHDVMPEAGRQIIQHQVKTKGNRLPWADQQGYAMEMFQKAVSDYDWILNTDRTTFFDRGIPDVIGYLMLCRLPVSSEIWQAARSRRYHKKVFITPPWKEIYLCDTERKQTYEQAVATYDMMRSVYEKLGYILVTVPTATVENRAAFIANALRKV
- a CDS encoding RNA recognition motif domain-containing protein translates to MNIYVGNLSWNLTSDDLHELFTPYGEVISAKVVTDRFNNNRSKGFGFVEMADDEAANAAISGLHETEVDGRKIVVNQKQESADGGYKKRSFGGGGGGYRGNNGGGGYRNNY
- a CDS encoding beta-N-acetylhexosaminidase; amino-acid sequence: MKHLILSVASLFMLGHGMSQDIHIIPEPESVTPNNQNFVLSASTKIQGSMPAKAANSIDFFNHYLSSYYQFQPAQADSATGKKGNVIYFQMEAPAAGDTIGAYNLHVSKDSVIITASNEEGFFYGMQTLIQLLPTTPATTLLIPGVDVQDAPQLGYRGMMLDCGRHFMPVAFVKKFIDYLALHKLNRFHWHLTEDQGWRIEIKKYPKLTQVGAWRNGTIIGHHPGTGNTDEKAGGFYTQEQIKDIVKYAADRYITIIPEIEMPGHASAAIAAYPELSTFPNQPTEIAANTPWSGPRTGKQVQQTWGVFPDVFVPSNNTFKFLENVLDEVMALFPSKYIHIGGDECPKDYWKKSAYCQQLMKNAGLKNEEELQSYFIKTIEKYVVSKGHQIIGWDEILEGGLAPQATVMSWRGEKGGIEAAKQDHHVIMSPNTYMYFDYAQNKPSDSLTIGGFLPISKVYSFHPYPKQLPAEQHSFILGVQANLWTEYISSPAKAEYMIFPRISALSEVGWSDPAKKDYQDFKSRLQTELQRYQLWGVNYCKNWDM
- a CDS encoding YggS family pyridoxal phosphate-dependent enzyme, which gives rise to MEESTQIQDNLAFVHTEIRSACLLAGRPEDSVRLLLATKTVEPERIRMAIAAGETLIGENKVQEYQQKADALADLNCERHFIGHLQTNKVKDILKYVTCIQSVDRITLAEKLQSQLENLDRELDIYIQINTSGEQSKSGAAPEEALRLMEHLTALPRLKVKGLMTIGLFSDNEVLVRKSYALLRTFRDKGLEQGLLPGGPLELSMGMSGDLNWAIQEGSTMVRVGSAVFGKRNYH
- the recJ gene encoding single-stranded-DNA-specific exonuclease RecJ; amino-acid sequence: MEKRWKILPTDLMHERALHAVLKINPVLCRLLVQRGYPTFEKAKAFFRPVLSDLHDPMRMKDMDKAVQRILQALENGEKILVYGDYDVDGTTSVASMFNFLSEIHSEVMFYIPHRYKEGYGVSKTGIDYAAGEDVRLIISLDCGIKAAELIGYAASLGIDFIVCDHHLPDAVLPPAVAILNPKQPDCLYPYKELCGCGVGYKLMQALAAARGLPAESYERYLDLVVTAIAADIVPVTGENRILAFYGLKRVNEQPSVGIKALLDLSDKKVEEINMQNLIFMVAPRINAAGRMDDARKAVELFTQKDPEKAAAIARQLHADNSDRKEADSQITQQALEMLSADAKAVLRKTTVLYQEHWHKGVLGIVASRLIETYFRPTIVLTLSEGVVCGSARSVPGFNLYEAIHGCRDYLLGYGGHFAAAGLTMLPEHVAGFSEAFEQVVADNLTDEHLVPEVSIDAEINFSDIKFSFYNIIQQMRPFGPENRTPVFVARNVENTGLSKIVKEKHIRFVVRQGRHHFTGIGFGLADKFDILQRSPQIDLVFKIDENHWNNSRTLQLTVVDFAASQGAG